A window of Castanea sativa cultivar Marrone di Chiusa Pesio chromosome 1, ASM4071231v1 contains these coding sequences:
- the LOC142638270 gene encoding putative cinnamyl alcohol dehydrogenase 6 → MAQTTPNHTQTVSGWAAHDTSGKITPYIFKRRENGVNDVTIEILYCGICHTDLHQVRNDWGITMYPIVPGHEITGLITKVGSNVKGFKVGDKVGVGCLAASCLDCEFCNSSQENYCDQVQFTYNGIFWDGSITYGGYSKMLVADHRYVVHIPENLAMDAAAPLLCAGITVFCPMKDNNLVGGAMGKKVGIVGLGGLGHVAVKFAKAFGHHVTVISTSPSKQNEAKARLGADDFIVSTDDQQMQQARRSLDFILDTVSANHSLGPILELLKVNGTLVFVGAPEKPIELPSFPLIFGKRVVKGSMIGGMRETQEMMDICGKHNITCDIEVIRPDNINEAMDRLVRNDVRYRFVIDIAGNSSN, encoded by the exons atggctCAAACTACTCCAAACCACACACAAACTGTGTCCGGTTGGGCAGCTCATGACACCTCGGGCAAGATCACCCCTTACATCTTCAAACGAAG AGAAAACGGCGTAAACGATGTTACCATAGAAATCTTGTACTGTGGGATTTGCCACACTGATCTCCACCAAGTCAGGAATGACTGGGGCATCACCATGTATCCTATTGTACCCGG GCATGAGATTACTGGGCTGATTACAAAGGTGGGAAGCAATGTAAAGGGGTTCAAAGTAGGAGATAAAGTAGGGGTAGGGTGCTTGGCAGCATCGTGTTTGGATTGTGAGTTTTGCAACAGCTCTCAGGAGAATTACTGTGACCAAGTTCAGTTCACTTAcaatggcatcttctgggatgGTAGTATCACTTATGGTGGCTACTCAAAAATGTTGGTTGCAGATCACAG ATATGTGGTGCACATACCAGAAAATCTGGCAATGGACGCCGCAGCACCGCTACTATGTGCGGGAATAACAGTGTTCTGCCCCATGAAAGACAATAACTTGGTCGGTGGAGCAATGGGGAAGAAGGTGGGGATAGTGGGTTTGGGAGGACTTGGACATGTGGCTGTCAAATTTGCCAAGGCATTTGGTCATCATGTTACTGTTATCAGCACCTCTCCATCCAAACAAAATGAAGCCAAAGCTCGTTTGGGCGCCGATGATTTCATAGTCAGCACCGACGATCAGCAAATGCAG CAAGCCAGGAGGAGCCTGGACTTCATTTTGGATACAGTATCAGCTAACCACTCCCTCGGTCCCATCTTGGAATTGCTCAAAGTGAATGGGACTTTGGTGTTTGTTGGTGCACCAGAGAAGCCAATTGAATTGCCTTCTTTTCCTTTGATATTTG GAAAGCGAGTTGTGAAGGGCAGTATGATAGGAGGAATGAGAGAGACACAAGAGATGATGGACATTTGTGGCAAGCATAACATTACTTGTGACATCGAGGTTATCAGACCGGACAACATTAACGAGGCCATGGATCGCCTTGTTAGGAATGATGTTCGGTATCGTTTTGTCATAGACATTGCTGGAAATTCATCTAATTAG
- the LOC142622689 gene encoding biotin carboxylase 1, chloroplastic-like, producing the protein MISTAEIKKISQSFSNHFGGACNLPFPSFLSNTNLQKPPQLSLFFLQLSLSLQLTLSPKSPLILDQNTSIVVPIPEAFSPFALETMDATLPFCKSVSSPPGLFVGTSRGIRAASQCSFMVGNNRVNFPRQRAEGGQVGSFKAKKRGGALHATCRAEKILIANRGEIAVRVIRTAHEMGIPCVAVYSTIDKDALHVKLADESVCIGEAPSNQSYLLIQNVLSAAISRKCTMLHPGYGFLAENAVFVEMCREHRINFIGPNPDSIRVMGDKSTARETMKKAGVPTVPGSDGLLQSTEEAIKLANEIGYPVMIKATAGGGGRGMRLAKAPDEFVKLLQQAKSEAAAAFGNDGVYLEKYIQNPRHIEFQVLADKFGNVVHFGERDCSIQRRNQKLLEEAPSPALTPELRKAMGDAAVAAAASIGYIGVGTVEFLLDERGSFYFMEMNTRIQVEHPVTEMISSVDLIEEQIRVAMGEKLRHKQEDIVLRGHSIECRINAEDAFKGFRPGPGRITAYLPSGGPFVRMDSHVYPDYVVPPSYDSLLGKLIVWAPTREKAIERMKRALDDTIITGVPTTIEYHKLILEVEDFKNGKVDTAFIPKHEQELAAPQNLVPTFSGKELAGTAA; encoded by the exons ATGATATCAACGGCTGAGATTAAAAAGATTTCTCAATCCTTTTCCAACCACTTTGGCGGAGCTTGCAACCTGCCATTTCCCTCGTTTTTATCGAACACTAACCTTCAAAAACCTCCTCAGCTCTCACTCTTCTTtctccaactctctctctctctccagctCACACTGTCTCCGAAATCTCCCTTGATTTTGGATCAGAACACCTCCATTGTTGTTCCCATTCCAGAG GCATTTTCTCCTTTTGCTCTGGAAACAATGGATGCCACTCTGCCTTTTTGCAAATCTGTCTCCTCACCTCCT GGTTTATTTGTGGGGACGAGTAGAGGAATCAGAGCTGCTTCCCAATGTAGCTTTATGGTGGGAAATAATAGAGTGAACTTTCCAAGGCAAAGAGCTGAGGGTGGACAAGTTGGAAGTTTTAAAGCTAAGAAGCGTGGAGGAGCTCTCCATGCTACATGTCGTGCTGAGAAAATTCTGATTGCGAATAGAGGAGAGATTGCCGTTCGGGTCATTAGAACTGCTCATGAGATGGGGATACCTTGTGTGGCTGTTTACTCAACCATTGACAAGGATGCACTCCATGTGAAATTGGCTGATGAATCGGTTTGCATAGGTGAAGCACCAAGCAATCAGTC GTATTTATTAATTCAAAATGTTCTATCCGCTGCTATCAGCCGTAAGTGTACAATGCTGCATCCTGGATATGGCTTCCTTGCTGAGAATGCAGTATTTGTTGAAATGTGCAGAGAACATCGAATCAACTTTATTGGGCCTAAT CCTGACAGTATCCGTGTTATGGGTGACAAGTCAACTGCTAGAGAAACAATGAAGAAAGCAGGTGTTCCAACTGTACCAGGAAGTGATGGATTGTTACAG AGTACGGAAGAAGCAATCAAGCTTGCCAATGAGATTGGATATCCTGTTATGATCAAG GCAACAGCTGGTGGTGGTGGCCGTGGCATGCGTCTAGCTAAAGCACCTGATGAGTTTGTGAAGTTGCTACAG CAAGCCAAGAGTGAGGCAGCAGCTGCATTTGGAAATGATGGAGTTTATTTGGAGAAGTACATTCAAAATCCAAGGCACATTGAGTTCCAG GTTCTTGCAGATAAATTTGGTAATGTCGTCCACTTTGGAGAGCGTGATTGCAGCATCCAG AGACGGAATCAAAAGCTGCTGGAAGAAGCACCCTCTCCTGCATTGACCCCAGAGTTGCGGAAAGCCATGGGTGATGCAGCGGTTGCAGCAGCAGCATCTATAGGTTACATTGGTGTTGGAACAGTTGAGTTCCTTTTGGATGAAAGAGGTTCCTTCTACTTTATGGAAATGAACACTCGGATCCAG GTTGAGCATCCTGTGACAGAAATGATCTCCTCTGTGGACTTGATTGAGGAACAAATTCGTGTTGCCATGGGAGAAAAACTCCGGCACAAACAG GAAGATATTGTGCTCAGAGGACACTCAATTGAATGCCGTATCAATGCAGAAGATGCCTTTAAAGGATTCCGACCTGGACCAG GGAGAATAACAGCATATTTGCCATCTGGAGGCCCATTTGTTAGAATGGATAGCCATGTTTATCCTGACTATGTGGTTCCTCCAAGCTATGATTCCCTTCTTGGAAAG CTTATTGTATGGGCTCCAACTAGAGAAAAGGCAATTGAGCGCATGAAAAGAGCTCTTGATGACACTATTATTACAG GGGTTCCAACGACCATTGAATACCATAAACTTATACTTGAAGTGGAG GATTTCAAAAATGGCAAAGTTGATACTGCTTTTATCCCAAAGCACGAGCAGGAATTAGCAGCG CCCCAGAACCTGGTGCCAACATTTTCAGGCAAAGAACTAGCTGGCACAGCTGCTTAG
- the LOC142638901 gene encoding aquaporin PIP-type-like, with amino-acid sequence MSKEVSEEGQAAEPVRDYVDPPPAPLFDAEELSLWSFYRAVIAEFVATLLFLYITVLTVIGYKKQTDPCETVGLLGVAWAFGGMIFILVYSTAGISGGHINPAVTFGLFLARKVSLIRAIAYIVAQLLGAICGVGIVKGIAKDYYDNFGGGTNTVSPTYSKGTALGAEIIGTFVLVYTVFSATDPKRNARDSHVPVLAPLPIGFAVFMVHLATIPITGTGINPARSFGAAVIYNKQPVWDDQWIFWVGPFVGALAAAIYHEYILRATALKALGSFSTNPAD; translated from the exons ATGTCGAAGGAAGTGAGTGAAGAAGGCCAAGCTGCTGAGCCAGTGAGAGACTATGTTGACCCACCACCAGCACCACTTTTTGATGCTGAAGAGCTTAGTCTCTGGTCCTTTTATAGGGCAGTTATTGCTGAGTTCGTTGCTACGCTACTCTTTCTCTACATCACTGTCCTCACAGTTATTGGCTACAAGAAGCAAACTGATCCATGCGAAACAGTTGGTCTTCTCGGCGTTGCTTGGGCTTTTGGGGGCATGATTTTCATCCTTGTTTACAGCACTGCTGGAATATCAG GTGGTCATATTAATCCAGCTGTGACTTTCGGTTTGTTCCTGGCAAGGAAGGTTTCATTAATAAGAGCTATTGCTTACATAGTGGCTCAGCTCTTGGGAGCAATATGTGGAGTAGGGATAGTGAAAGGCATCGCGAAAGACTACTATGATAATTTTGGAGGTGGTACAAACACCGTTTCACCTACTTACTCCAAAGGAACCGCTTTAGGAGCTGAGATTATTGGCACCTTTGTACTTGTCTATACAGTCTTCTCTGCCACAGATCCTAAGCGAAACGCTCGCGATTCCCACGTCCCA GTTTTGGCTCCCCTGCCAATTGGGTTTGCAGTATTTATGGTGCACTTGGCCACTATTCCCATCACAGGCACAGGAATAAATCCAGCTCGGAGCTTTGGAGCTGCTGTAATATACAATAAACAACCAGTTTGGGATGATCAA TGGATTTTCTGGGTTGGACCTTTTGTGGGAGCACTCGCTGCAGCAATATATCATGAATATATTCTTAGAGCCACAGCTCTCAAAGCTTTGGGATCCTTCTCCACTAACCCCGCAGACTAA